The Microbacterium phyllosphaerae region CCTGCAGGAAGAACGTGAACGAGCCGGTGACGCTGACGGCATCCGCGGCAGCTGCGGTGAACGTGCCCCGCACCAGATCGCCGGCCGCTCCGGAGTCGGCGACGGTGACCTCGACGAGTGGCGTCCCACCCTCGGCATCCGTCACAGTCGCAGCGGTCGAGAGCACCGCTCGCGTCCCTGCCGGGGTGCGGACGTCGAATATCTCACCGGCACTCGCGAGCTCGCGGTCGAATACGACCGTGACGGCCAGGAACGGCAGTGCGGCCGAGGGCACCAGCGGGTTCGCGGCCTCGTACGGGGCGACCGAGACGGCGGTCACGGGCGAGGACGAGGCAGCGGATGCGGGGGCGATGCCTCCCCCGACCAGTGCGGCGCCGAGGACTGCGGCGAGGGAGAGCACCGCGGCGAAGCGGCGACGGGAACGACGTTCGACGGGCACAGCAGGTCTCCAGACACATCGGTGGGGATGGCCCCAGCGTATCGGCGTGCCCCCTCATGCGCCCGTGGCGGCAGGGCGCGGCGGAACTAGTTGCGGGTCGCGGCTCCGTCGCGGCCGCATCGCGATAGGTTTTCCCTTGTGACCACGACCATCGCCGACGAACCGCCCGCGCGCCGCAACGCGACGCCCGGGCCGGAGCGCGGCGGCGGCGCCACCCTCGCCGACGTCGCACGCCTCGCCGACGTCTCCCGTGCCACCGCCTCACGCGTCCTCGCGGGCCGCGCGGCGGGCAAGTCGGCGAGCCACGCTCGCGTGCTCGCCGCGGCCGAAGAACTCGGCTATGTGGTGAACGGCCTCGCCCGTTCGATGATGGGCGTCGGTCGTCGCAGCATCGCGTTCGTGTCGAGCATCATGGTCGGCCCGACCTTCGCCACGATGGCCGGCGGCGCCGAAGACATCGCCACGGCGAAAGGGCACCTGTTCACGATGTGCACCACCGGCGGCGACCTCGATCGGGAGGCGGCGCTGATCGAGACCCTCAGCGAACAGCGGGTCGCCGCCGTGCTCCTCGTCGGCTCGACCCCCGCGACGGAGGAGTTCGAACGGAGAGCACAGGGATACTCCGACACCCTCGCACGCGTGGGAGCCCGGCTGATCCTGTGCGGTCGCGCGGCCCTTCCTGAGCATCCCCAGATCGCGTCGATCGACTACGACCACCGCGGAGGGGTGCGCAGCGGCGTCGAGCACCTCGTCGGACTCGGGCATCGCCGCATCGCCTTCGTGGGTTCACTCGACGACATGACCACTCCGCACCAGCGCTTCCTCGGGTACCAGGACGGGCTCGCCGACGCCGGCATCGAGTTCGATGCCGACCTGACCGTGCAGAGCGGCAACTCCTCGGATGACGCAGCGTCCGCGACGGTCGCGTTCATCGAGAGACACCCCGAGGTCACGGCGATGGTCTGCCAGACAGACGTCATGGCGGTCGGCGTCTGCCGTGCGCTGCACGATGCGGGCATCGCGATCCCGGCGCAGATCTCGGTCGTCGGGTTCGACGACATGCAGCTGGTCGCCGATCTGACGCCGTCGCTCACGACCGTGCGCGCGCCCTTCCACCGCGTGGGCGAGCTCGCCGGTCGCATCGCCGTCGGCGGTGTCTACGACGGGCCCGCGGTGCTGCCCGTCGAGCTGATCGTGCGCGGCTCGACCGGGCCCGTCCGCGCCTGAGCGTCCGCCTTCGCAGGCGGGCGCATCGCAGCGGCGCGATCGGGGGACCCTGACCGCACCGCTGCGCTCGCCTGTCAGTAGGCGCCGAGATCCTCCCACGGACCGTTCACGTCACCGGGCTCCTGGTTGCGGGTCCACCACTTCGCGCGGAACGAGTGCCCGTCGTGCGCGACGGTCTCGCCGCCGACATAGACGTACGACGTCGTCCACGCCCGCACGCCGTCGCCCGCCGCGGGAACAGCGTCGCCCTGCTGCATCCACGACCCGGTGACGGTGCTCCCCGGCAACTCGTTCCTCGTCCACCACTGCGCCGTGTAGACGGCTCCGTCGTGCGACACCTCGTCACCGACGTCGTAGACCGTGGCCGCATCCCAGGCGGGCACGGCCGGAGCGGTCGCCACCTCGCCGAACACGATGAGCTCGGCCACGTTCAGGATCTGGCCGTTCACGAGTCGGATGTACCGGAACGAGGTGTCGTCGCTCACCGCCCACGGCTGCCAGTCGAGGGTCTTCACCGGAACCGTGGGCGTCAGCCGCGTCCACGTCTGCAGGTCGTTCGACCCCTCCACGCGCATGTCGGCGATGCGGGAGGTTCCGTACCCGTCCTGTCGCACGAGCAGCTCAGCCCCGCTCAACGACACGGTCGTGTCGGGTCCGAAGTCCCAGACGTTTCCGTAGAGCCCGGAGTTCAGCCGGGTGTCGGAGTGCGTCGCCGGGTCTCCGTCGAGCATCCTGGCCGTGTACTGGGTCCACGCGGCGTCGGCGACTCCGTCGGGGCGCAGCACCGTGGCCTCGCGGAACGCCGAGTCGATGCGCTCGCTGTCGCTCGAGAGGAACAGCTTCGATGCGTCGGTCGTGGCGTGGATGGTGTCGGCATCCCGCCCGTCGACCGTGGTGAAGTCGACAGTGAAGTCGACCCGTGCACCGCGCTGCGCACTCTCGGGCACAGCGGCCGTCGCGACCCACTCACCCGCTGCGGGAGACGTCACGGCGGCGGGAGCTCCGAGCACAGTGACCTCCACATCCGTGTTGCCTGCGGGGCCCGCGACCCGCACCTCGACGACGTCGCCCGCCACGATGCGCCCTGCGACGGCATCCGGCGACGAGAGCGAGACGGTGTCCATCGACCCGACGGCCTCGGCGCGGGACCCGTCGATGCGGATGTCGGCGATGCTCCAGATCCCCGGGTATGCGGGATCGGACGGCACACCCGGCTCGTCCACCTGGAACTTCAGGAACCGGAACGGCTGGCCCCGCACGTCCTCACGCACATCGATCCACTCCATGGAAGCGTCCTGTCCCGCGTTCGGATGCTCGGTGAGCAGCGTCCACGTCGACCCGTCGTCGGAGCCGTAGACATTCGTCCCCTCGGCGCGGTTCGCGAACGTGTCCCTCGCCTGGATGCCGATGCGCTCGGCGCCGACTCGGAAGGCCGACCCGAAGTCGAACACGATGCTCGGAACTCGCTGGTCACCCCAGGTCGTCTGGTTGTCACCGTCGGTGATCGCGGTCAGCTGTGCGGCGGTGAGCGGCGGCGCGCTGACGATCGAACGGTAGTCGAGCGTGCCGTCCGGCAGCACCGGGTCGAGCACGACGAGATCTGCGACAGCGTCGCCGAGCCCGTCGAGAAGGGTCGCGAAGG contains the following coding sequences:
- a CDS encoding LacI family DNA-binding transcriptional regulator, with amino-acid sequence MTTTIADEPPARRNATPGPERGGGATLADVARLADVSRATASRVLAGRAAGKSASHARVLAAAEELGYVVNGLARSMMGVGRRSIAFVSSIMVGPTFATMAGGAEDIATAKGHLFTMCTTGGDLDREAALIETLSEQRVAAVLLVGSTPATEEFERRAQGYSDTLARVGARLILCGRAALPEHPQIASIDYDHRGGVRSGVEHLVGLGHRRIAFVGSLDDMTTPHQRFLGYQDGLADAGIEFDADLTVQSGNSSDDAASATVAFIERHPEVTAMVCQTDVMAVGVCRALHDAGIAIPAQISVVGFDDMQLVADLTPSLTTVRAPFHRVGELAGRIAVGGVYDGPAVLPVELIVRGSTGPVRA